From the genome of Solanum stenotomum isolate F172 chromosome 5, ASM1918654v1, whole genome shotgun sequence:
ACATAGatgagaaaaaggaaaacatataGCATTAGTCACAAACACAcaatacaagaaaatagaaaaCGGTAATAAGATACAAGCAACATGGGCAATTAAAGAAGTATCAATATGCATACTGAAGGTCTACTGATATGAACAGCCAAtagaaaaaaatcatgatatatGGGAGAGAAAAGGCAGATTGAAAGAACAAAAGAGTTGCAAAAATTAGGGAATTTTGTTTTCATCCACCTTCCGATAATAGGGTAGAGGAAATTAAACTAAAGTTAACTCCTCACTGAAAAACaaaacttttatgaaaaaagatTTTCTGAAAGTTGGAACTAATAATCTGGTCGTCCAAACACCACAAAAATCATCACGTAAAAAGATGTTGaagtagaacaaaaaaaaagaaacttactTTTATTTGTTCGAGAAGAGTTAGATCAGAAGGAAAAGAATTTAATGTTGAACCATCAGGATGCCTGTAAGTAACACCCAACTGAATTTCTGATAGATCTGACAGCACATCTAGTTTTGTCAGGTTTAGAGAAGCAAATCCATTTATTTGACAGCAGTATCTCAGTGCAACTATGTCTAGCCAACCACAGCGACGAGGGCGTCCAGTAGTTGTGCCAAACTCCTGCCCAGCAGAACGAAGAACATCACCACCTTTGCCCATGAGTTCTGTTGGGAAAGGACCAGAACCAACTCTTGTCGTATATGCCTTAACCTGCAGGAAAAGCATCAATTAAAACAACTCAATATTTGCTGCTCAACGCTCAAAGTGTGATAAATGCAGACTGAAGGACCATGCAGTTAATTGGTTCCTAAGAGCTAGTTGATATGAGGATCATATTCTTCTGGCTAAAAGCTGGGTGTATCACACGTTTAGCTGATTGACAATGATAGATGTACTGCAATATGTTTTTGGAAAGATGGAACTGTTCTTCATTATTCagtataaaaggaaaaaaattcttttaagaaaataaatcaagTTTGCTTACCACACCAACAAGATCACCGACAACTCTGGGAGCAATTCCAAGACCTGTGCAGATTCCACCAGCTGATGGACTGGATGAAGTGACAAAAGGATATGTCCCAAAATCGATATCCAGCATAGTTGCCTGACCACCTTCTACCAAAATCTTCTTTTTCTGAGATATAGCATCATTCATGAAGTGCACGGTATCTGTAATGAAAGGTTCCAACCTCTCAGCAAATTTCTTATAGCGTTCCACTTCCTCCCTGAGCATGTCAGGGCTATACTTAAAACCTTGGAATCTTGAAGCGGCATCTGATAATAAAAGATCAAGCTTTTGGGGGAATGTGTCCATATGCCTTAAATCACTTACCCTTATGCCATTTCGAATAACCTTGCTTGAATAGCAAGGCCCAATGCCTCTCTTGGTGGTTCCAATAAAGGACTTATCTAGCTCAGCTTCTCTAAGCCCATCTACTTCTTGGTGAAAATCAAATAACAACTGAGCACGATCGGATACCAAAATCCTTCCTTGGCAAGAAACTCCATTAGATTCAAGATTGTCAATTTCATTAAAAAGTCCTGGTAGATGTACCACAACTCCGTTACCAATAACACATATAGTTTCCTCATTGAGAATCCCTGAAGGGACAAGGTGCAGAGCAAACTTCTTCCCCTCAGAATTGTAAATAGTGTGCCCAGCATTGGCTCCTCCCTAACAACCAAAAACATTATTAAAAAGCTCAGCTAGCGTAGTTAACAAGCTTATCTATCCCAAGCAATATAAAGTGAAGTAGAATGATAGAATGGCAAATAAAtagaaacaacaaatttaaaacaaaatggtatagatatgaaatacatatgaacattatacaaaaaatatttaatcttgCACCTAAAGACATGACCTACTGGTCATTGGGTTGAGAATCCTGAACTCTAATGTTCAAATCCCTTGGAGTTGAAAACAGTATGTGATTTCTTCGTATTTGTCCAAgccttggtggatagagttatgTGGTACTTCCAGCAGGTACCAAATGGGAGCAATCAAGTGATCAAAAAATAATACGGGGAAACTCTAGAATCAAAAGAAACTATGATCCTAAGGTATCACTAGGGCTCCTTTTGAAGGCCTCTTGTATTCTAAGTCACCCACTCACTGAAACCAAGCATATCTAACAAAAAATTCCAAATAATGAAGCAAATATTGTTCTTGATTTGGCCTAAAATTTACTCCAAGATGCTAACTATACAGTATCAGTGTTATTTAACCGGTTAAAGGAAGTTATCACTCGTACATAAACTCGTATAGACATAAACTCATATAGCACCCAAGGCTGTGGCCTAGTTCAAATTTCAGCAGAGACAAGAACACTAGGCGATTTCTTCTAGCTGGACAGAATTGCTGGTATCCCGTTGAATTAACCGAAAtgataatactaataataaactCATACAAATATACCTGACAACGAGCAACAATATCAAATTGCTTAGCCAATATATCAACGagctttccttttccttcatcacCCCATTGACAACCCAGCACGCCTGATACCTGACTCAGTGACTCAATTCGACTCAGTCCTGACTCGTTGACCCCTTGACGATCCACTACCGAGGAAAGCGGCTTTGTCGAACAAACGATCAATGAAGaagccttcttcttcctttgctggAACTGAATGAGCCTACAACTATTGGTCCCATTGTAACCGATGATCCCACTCCGGTGACTCACCTTCGCCGTCGCGGTGGCTGTCGCCGTTGTGATTGAGCTGGCATCGAGCCCCATGGTTGAGATGTTCATAGTGGCGGCGCCGGGCGGCGTGCGGTTGCGTTGTGCACAGGGAAgaggaaaaatgttttttcagGGTTTAGGTTCAGGAGAACTGTTAGGTGGAGAGCATGGGACCAATTCACTACGTGCgagaataataatatattcgTATGTTCACTCCCATTCTTAATTATTAGTCTCGAATTAATTCgcaaattattttcaatataaatgaattattaacttcaaaatatatatcaaacacttttgaatctaaattaatcaaatatcaaaacatatataaagTCCAAAAGAATAACTAAAATCATTCGAGAACTTTTTCAATTATCTCCTTTTGTGTGATGTCTTTTATGTGTATACCTTTTAACTTCTAATTGTAATCCAACAACCTACCCAGTAAAATCTCACAGGTGTAGTCAGTGACCTCTAATTATAAACAagtctaattattttaaattaacatGAGATAAGAAACCAATATTAGATAACATAGTGTCACTCGTAACAAGTCTTTATTCTTCTATTTAAAACCAACGACAACATAGTGTATTCCACAAGTGGAGTCTAAGAAGAGTGATGTGTATACAACCTTACCTCTGCCTTTGTgaaaggtagagaggttgtttcatCCCGATTTTAAACCAAATCCATAGTTTAACTTCCACGCCGTGTCTATTTTATTGCAAAAAACAATCATCCAACAACAATTTATTACCATAAGAATGTTAATAAATAATCTCACTATGAGATTGGGgataaggtctgcgtacaaACCCCACTCtaggtatattgttgttgtatttccAAGTCTTACTGATAAAGAAAGAATGTATATGCATGAATCATGATTACAAAGAATGCATCCTCTTTAATTTAGTGTTGTCATTTGCAGATTCTGCACCAGTGTCGAAACAAGACTNTTTCAATATAAACGAATTACTTTAACTTCCAAATATATATCAAACACTTTCAATGTGAAtctaaattaatcaaatatcaaaatatatatatagtccaAAAGAATTAAAGAATAACTTACATTGTTCTAGAACTTTTTCAATTATCTCCTTTCGTAATGTCTTTTATGTGTGTATACCTTTTTATtgaatgtgttttttttatataatcgATTCTATTTGACTTCTAATTGTAGTCCAACAACGTACCCAATAAAATCTCACAGGTGTAGTCTGTGACCTCTAATTGTAAACAagtctaattattttaaattaacatGAGATAAGAAACCAATATTAGATTAAATAGTGTCACTGGTAACAAGTCTTTATTCTATTtaaaaccaacaacaacatagtGTATTCCACAAGTGGAGTCTAAGAAGAGTGATGTGTATACGGCCTTACCTCTGCCTTTGTgaaaggtagagaggttgtttcatCCCGATTTTAAACcaaattcatattttaactTCCACGCCGTGTCTATTTTATTGCAAAAAACAATCATCCAACAACAATTTATTACCATAAGAATGTTGATAAATAGTCTCTCTATGAGATTGGGGATAAGGTCTACGTACAAACCCCACTCtaggtatattgttgttgtatttccAAGTCTTACTGATAAAGAAAGAATGTATATGCATGAATCATGATTACAAAGAATGCATCCTCTTTAATTTAGTGTTGTCATTTGCAGATTCTGCATCAGTGTCGAAACAAGACTTCATTATTGTAGCAATGGAATCTACAGCTGCAATACCGCACTCTTTTAGCCTTCAGAGACGCTGCTTTTCTCTCCTTCAAAGTACAAAGGTTAATCAGACTGCAAATTATGTCGCTACGTTAAGTAACAAAATAAACTCTCAGCAGGATCGAGTAATCCAAGAAACGCGGAGAGTCTAATCTGTAAGCATAGCAGATTGAGCTTGGTGATAACATCGAGTGAAGCATTTCTTACCTGTTGATATAGCAACAATGCAGACGAAGAGAAGTACATCTGGGGCTGCCAAGGAAACAAGAGATATCAGTAATGGTTACATACGTGAATCGTGATGCAACAGACAACATATTGATGGAAGAACGTGCCACAGACACCTTAGTATCATTAAGTTTAATAGTAGTTCCAGATATTTCGTTTTACAGGCACAGGCAGGCAGCCATGAGCCATTTACTGAGACACAAAGGAAAAAGGGGTATAAGTCGGCTCCAATAGCAGTGGTTAtaggatgaatagaatatttaaGTAGAGGCAATCGAACGAACATATATGAAGCATCTGAAAGGAACAAGTGGTCTCAAAAATATGCTATGCTCCAACAGTAAAGAATGGAATTGAATGGGAAAGTCATTATTGCACGTGTAGAACAAATCTAATATTGCAAGTTCAGTGAAATTTTAAAGCTAATATGATGACTTCCCCTACATACAATCGCAGATTCACATTGAAGTTAATGATCCTAAAGTAAGCAGATTGTAAGCAAACTGCAAACAATTGTAACCATTGGTTCTCCAACAACTAGGATATACCAAATGTTAATATAATCCACAACAATTCGAATGTGTACTCACAAACCTCAAAAATGACAAGTGACTCTGCAATATCCACATTTCAGGAAGCTATATGATCTCACAGGTTAAATAATGCTCCCTATAAATACAGCACGAGGAAGAGCTAAAAAGATAAGCTGCACAAAAGAGACAGAAGGCGGCCGGATCAACAATTTAGCTAAGGAAAACAAAATATGGAAATAATTACTAAGCAGATCAAGGACATTATCTTACTTGAGCATCAAAGTCCTCAAAGATTACAGTGAGCAGCATCAAAAGTGTTTTTAGTTTCTGGTGCTGTGCGTCATCTACTGATTGAAGAAACTAACAAAACCGCAATACAGCCTAATAAGGCTAACTACTTATACTTAAACTAACAGTGTCTCTGTTCAAGGATCATCAATGCTGATTGCAACATTTCCCTAGCCTTTCTGTCTGGCGTACATCCAGTGGATTCCATTTCACTATATATCTTGGGGACCTAGCAAGCAACAACAAAGTAGAGCCACATAAATGTTGTTAAATACAAAAAAGTAAGTCAACATCTAATTTCCATGCTTTTCACCGCCTTTGCTACACTGAAGCCCaaattactcattttttatgCAACAATTTAATCatgcatttttcaaat
Proteins encoded in this window:
- the LOC125866060 gene encoding adenylosuccinate synthetase, chloroplastic-like produces the protein MNISTMGLDASSITTATATATAKVSHRSGIIGYNGTNSCRLIQFQQRKKKASSLIVCSTKPLSSVVDRQGVNESGLSRIESLSQVSGVLGCQWGDEGKGKLVDILAKQFDIVARCQGGANAGHTIYNSEGKKFALHLVPSGILNEETICVIGNGVVVHLPGLFNEIDNLESNGVSCQGRILVSDRAQLLFDFHQEVDGLREAELDKSFIGTTKRGIGPCYSSKVIRNGIRVSDLRHMDTFPQKLDLLLSDAASRFQGFKYSPDMLREEVERYKKFAERLEPFITDTVHFMNDAISQKKKILVEGGQATMLDIDFGTYPFVTSSSPSAGGICTGLGIAPRVVGDLVGVVKAYTTRVGSGPFPTELMGKGGDVLRSAGQEFGTTTGRPRRCGWLDIVALRYCCQINGFASLNLTKLDVLSDLSEIQLGVTYRHPDGSTLNSFPSDLTLLEQIKVEYEVLPGWQTDISSIRKYSDLPKAAREYVERIEELVGVPIHYIGIGPGRDALIYK